In Drechmeria coniospora strain ARSEF 6962 chromosome 03, whole genome shotgun sequence, the DNA window TTTCCTTCTTTCTCTCTCGGTAGGTGGCACGACATCGTCATTTCTCGTCCTCCCCCATTTcactcgccatcgccatcgtcgccatcattgtcatcatcgtcaccatcatcgtcgtcgtcatcatcatcatcatcatcatcatcatcgcacCCGTCATCGTTCTACCATTCCCCCAAGCGCCGAGCAAACGACCAGGTCTCGATCCTTTCTTCCTGCGCCGTCACGAGCACTATGCGCCttctcgccgtcctctccaCCGCCGTTCTCGCCGGTGCCATCGTCCTCCCCAGCGTGCCGCTCGCGCCCAAGGGCCGGCGGCAGAGCCCCTTCGGTCTCCTCGATCCGGGCTCGgggcaggacgacgatgctTTCTGGGGCAGCAACGCGCCATCTGAGAAATCCTTCGTctccggcctcgacgaagcgACCGGCCGCGAGACGCTCAAGGCCGCCTTTGACAAGCTCGCGTCGACGCTCGCTCTCGACGGCAAAGATGACCACCCCCGTCTGACCATCTACGAGCTCATCCATCGCAGCGAGCACACGACAAAGTTTgccaagctcgtcgacgaccacccgagcatcgtcgagctgctTAAGAGCACAAAGGCCAATCACACCCTCTTTGTGCCGACCAACGAGGCCTTTGACCACGTGCCAGCGCACGACAAGCCCAGCAAGGAGTTTGTCGAGAGCATCCTCAAGTAccacgtcggcatcggcatctaCCCGGCGCGCCGGATCCTCAGCACCCACacgctgccgacggcacTGGACGAGAAGCTGCTCGGTGGCGAGCCGCAGCGTCTCCGGACCAGCATCGGCTTCCGCGGCGTCACCATAAACTTTTACAGCAAGGTGGTCGTCGCCAACATTGTACGTCTCCGCCGTCTAGGCCGCGCGACCCAACCCACCGCCAGCGCTTGCTCCCTTTGTTGTTTCTTGCCTCCTTTCCCGTCCGTTTGTTTGCTTGTTCGCTTGTTTGCTTGTCTGCTTGTGCGCTTGCGTGTTTGTCTGATTCTCCCGTCGCTCACGCCGCTGCGATTCTAGGAAGCGACCAATGGCATCatccacgccgtcgaccacaTTCTCGTCCCCCCGCCCTACGCCGGCCGCATCATCACCCTCCTGCCGGGCCAGTTCTCGACGCTTCTGCTGGCGTACGAGAAGACGGAGTTTGTCAAGTACATCCACGGCgtcaccctcgtcggcagcaccgTCTTCGCCCCCAGCAACGACGCCTTCAAGCGACTCGGCATCCGGGCCAATGCCTTCCTCTTCAACACGGAAAAGGGTGTCCGGTACCTCAAGGCGCTGCTCAAGTACCACATCTCGCCAAACGCGACGCTCTACAGCGATGCCTACTACGACAAGACAGGCGGCAAGGACGTCGGCGCTTCTGAGCGGGAACACTACGACCTCCCGACCCTCCTCTCTCGCGCGCGCGTCAGCGTCGACATTTCCCGATGGGCCGGCTTCTCCGCCATGGTGGTCAACGGCTTCGTCGGTGTCTCGGTCCGCGATGGGCTGGCCAAGAACGGCGTGATCCAGATGCTCGACAAGGTACTGATCCCAGCCCACAAGCATCGGCACGACGGCAAGTCTGCCGACGTGGACGAAAttgacgtcgaggagctgatGGAGAGACTGGACCCCTACCTGGAGGAGCATGCTCTGCCTGGCGAGCTTTGATGGGCCAATGGAAAGGCTGATATGGAAGGGCGCCGATGCCCTTGAAAGTCACCCCACTCCTTTATGTTGAACTGAATACTAGCTTGCAAGCCACTCGAATTGATATGTTTTTGTCTCTTTGCCGACTTACGGGCAAGTTCGAGCCAGGTCCGCATGCGTGAATGGATGCTTCCTGATCCTGTTGGCGCAACCGAAGGCTGCGCCGCATCGACCGCTGGTAGACACTGTGGAAGGCAATGTCGCGGCACAACGGGCCAAGTGTACATGACCTCCTGATCATGAATATATATTCGACTGCCGGCAATCATAGCTGTCTCGGGAAGTAATTGTGGCGGTAGATATCCAAAGTGTACGTCTCCGATTACTGTCAGTCGAGGCACATTGGGAATATGTCAGCTAGGTCCATATACGTTATGAATGCTTTCGTCAAAGAGCGCCGTTTCTTTCCTCCTCCGTCCTTTTTACCATGAGCTCAGTCGGCTCGATATATCTATACATAATTACGCCGCAGAGCCTAGCCCTCGAACTGACACTGCTGTCATTCTTCAGGTAATCCCGTGCTGCACTCAGTGGCTCGTAAATCGATTGTCGCTTTGGTTACCCCTAGAGCTGCATGGACAAACCATGGAGCGAGGTGGCAGCGATATCGAGGCAAGTTCGATGGATCTCGTGGAAAAAGCTACCGTGACAAGCACTTCTGCTCACGAACACGCCTGCGTAGGCGGAAAACGTTGTTACACTTGCAGGTAACTGAAAGGGAAGTGACCTATCTTGATCGTCTAGCGCATATTGTTCGTCCAGGCCCATCAGATATGTGCCGGATAGGTTCAGATACGTTGTTCATGTATTCATTTACGCGAGCTGTTTTCTCCCTCTTTTGTTGCCATGAACTGACTCAACTAGCCGTATGTAATGTACGTTACTCCGCAGAGCCTAGCCATCGAATTGCAACTGTCGTCATGCTTGCAAATAATCACCTGCCACACTCGGTGGCTCGCAAGTCCTGCATCATCTCCTTCTCAGAGTACCCCTAGAACAGTGCTGACGAATCATGGATGGTTAGAGATACTTGGCAAAAACCATCGTGGAATGAGTCATACCTATTTCAGAGGATTATCATCTTTCTAATACATCTAACATGGTCGTGTGCTTGGTCACGCAGCTCAAAGGAAAAAATTCAAAGTGAATTTTGTTCAATTAACCATTCCGTATTTGTTGCGAGGCAAAATTACCAACACCCGTAGCcactcgccctcgtcttTGATATCAAAGCCTGTTACCCTAGAGCCTTGCTCGCTTGTCCGTCATTGTCATTTGCTGGTAATCTCCGGTAAAAGACTGCTGCGTGTTCGAATTAGGGTACCAATTCTTCCAGATAAAATTCTTCGTAAATTCAGCGGCCCATTGTGGATTCCTTGCAGCTCGTGCAGCATCCCAATTTGAATCATTTGTCAATCCATTGACATTTTCTGGTCCGACCACCTGCAGAGAAGGGGCTGGGGAGGCGAGCGCTACTCCCGCTGCAAGGCCACAATAAGGGAAGCCGGACAGTGCACGATGTGCTGTTGCTATTGCTCGTAGAGGAATTATCGTAGCTTTCGATATTAAGATTTAGGTATTGCGATAGATGGAGGGGAATAAACCGGATTGATAGTCGGTTCAATAAATGGTAAACTGGGTGAGTGTAGAGAGAGGAGCTTGGGTAGAAGGCGATGGGCTGCTATAGATAAGTATTGTCATGCTATTATCGGCTAGTAGGCAATTCCGGACTATGGTATCACTCAATATATTGAAAGATACGCTGACTGCGCCCTGCCACTGCATTAAGTGCAAGCACACATACTCCGTGGAGAACTGCAACTTATTCATCCCAAAATGTAGCAGGGGCATTATTAAAACTTGATAGGCCAACAGCATACCATATTATCTAGCAGATGGGATATCTCAAACAAGGCTAAATCAGAAAATAGCGTTTGGCTAGAAGACTTTTAACAATACACCAAGACATATTATGCAAATACCTACTGAGCTTGTACATATTAGGTTCCCAATgggtattacggagtaatagtattaatacataCTAGAACGGACGGTCTAGGATCTACAGTATTATACTTGGCACTTACATGCAGATACCCCAGACCCACCCTGCAATATGCACCCAGTCCTCCGATCTAGTTCTTTATGAGAGCTGATACTGTACCGAAGCATCAACACGCTGCATAAATGGTCAAACACACTAGAGGCGCCGCAGCCGTTCCTTCTTCGTCAGATGATTCCGCACTTGCGGCAAGTTTCATCCGACTAGCTGGTCGTCATTACCAAGATTGAAAGTGATAGGCGTCAGAACGTAATATGAGGGTGAGAGACTACTAAATTTCCCAACACAATGCACCACCATCAGTCATCTGGCGTGTAAGGATGCACGGCCATTGTCGGTCTTTCGCATCGTATTATTTGTGCCAGCCCATCTTTCTTTTGGGGTAACTTTTGATTAAAAGCGAAGCAAATAGTACCGCCATTTTGGCGGATTGGTAGTTGTGACGGGAGGAACCAAGACCCGAAGCAGTTTCCATCATTCCGAGTGAAAGTAAAGTACTTCGCGCTCACAGCGCAGTtcagtacgagtacgaaaTAATCATGCACGGTCTCTAGCCGGTGTCACCTGTGTAACTCCGATCATCCTCTATTATTACACGTTACGAGGAAACAGCAATAGGAGGCCTGGGATTTCGTCCCTCCTTGGTGCTTCGGATTTACTCTAGTGAAACTTGTAAAAACACTCATAACTTCAGACACACTCGTACCTAAGCGCGAGTATTCCTAAACTGCAACCCTGTAGTTAGCGCAGTATGAGGTCGCATATATCATCTTTGAGCTGTTACATTCATACTGTATAAATTGTAAAAGCAGAAAAAACAATGCCCATCCTCGTCCCTGAGCGTAGTTATCAATTCCGCAGCAGGCTTACAACTGCCAACGCAGTACAAAGACGAATATAACGGAGTACTGCGTAGCTAGCTAGCTGCATTTCGAGACTCTGCGCTGGAGCGTTTTACTCTCCATCTTGCGTTACTGTCGAGAGGGAAGTGCATGGCATTAGGTGTAATATGAGCCCAGACGGAGCTAGCACTGAAGTATATCATCCATAGCATTCACGGCCTTCTTCACGACCTAAAACGGGAGCTACTGCCTATTGTTATAGCGATGGATGCGATGAATACGTTGCAATACAACGGCCATCTCCCCACTGTCGTCTCCCTACGCCGCTCCCTTGAGCACAAGGAAATATACAATTAATACTTTTTCTCTGCTCTTTTTAATTATATTCGATTACTCTACTAGTTATAAATAATGGGAATCGCTAGCTATAAATACTCCATCATACGAAAAAAGGATACAAAGATTTAAATGTAGTACACCAGTTACGGCCGATAAGACACGGACGTAATTGGCATCGGATCGGACTTCCAGTCAACAAGTACTTCCTACTTACTGGCACGCTAGTCAACCATCATCAATTGGTCGGAGTACTGCTGGACCTGATTCTCGTCATAAACCGGTACCGGAGGCACTTCCGACTCAGAGTTGCTGGGAGTAGCCTGTGAATTCAGCGGAGCAGGAGGCCCGTAGGTGTTGAACCTAGCAGGAGCGCTATTACCAGTACCCGGGGGAAAGTAGGCAGCGGGAGGGTTATAGTTGTTGATTTGGCTAGGGTAGTTGATTTGACCAGGGTTAATGTAGTTGCGATTATTATATGGCTCCTTGTATTGAGTATCCGGGGTGCCTTGGAACTGGGCAGGGGCAGCGAGCGCCAGTGCAGCGGCGAAGACTACAGTAAGAGCAGCGGAGTATTGCATAGTATAACGTAATGTATGGTATTGTTGAAGGGATAAGATGTTGCAAGGGGAATTAAGTCGTCCAAGTTTGTGTATGGGTATTGGTATTCTGGATAGATTGAAGTAGATAAATTGTTAGTTAATGGATTGGTTGGTAGATGGCTTAATATACAAAAAGGACAACTGATGGAAGGAATGTATTGGTATAATAGTCTGTTGGATAGATTGCAAACTGGTTGTAAGTAACAAGAGAAGGTCGAACAGGAGGGGATAGGCAGCTATAGATATAATCATAACATTATCGGTCGGCAGGCAATTCCGGACTATAGCCTCGCTGTACTAATAGAAAACTCTTGCTGCGCCTTGTTAACGCTATATACATAAAACCTGCCCAGGGGGACATTGTGTGAAACTGTTACGTACGAAACGATAATCTCTGTTTACCTACAAATATAGTGGATGGCTTGCATTCAACGAGGCTAGTACAATAGCAATAGGCTAGATGACTTTTAGTGCAACTAACTAATAGATTGCTAACTGTTAAATACTATTAGGTACGGAATACTCGTGCTAGAACGGGCGGTCGCAGCCTCCAtagcactacggagtactccgacagtacatgtgtactCGTATGTGCAAGCAGATAACCTATAAGGTGCGACACGCAGATGTAGCAAGACCTGATACTGCGCCAAAACTTAATGGCGCTACAAAACACACCAGaggcgtcgcggccgtctCATTATTCGCCGGAATATGAACTATATACCGCTAGCTGGGATTACTATGGCTATTGCTGTATTGAGAAAATATGTACTAAATACTTGTTTGAAGTTGGGTAAACATAATGCATCTCCGTTTGCATAGTCCGCAGCAATATAATGCATCTCCGTTTGCATAGTCCGCAGCAATATATTTCTATCGTCCGGTTAGCGCCAGCCTGTGTTGGTCGGTAGGGACTTGAGTCGATACACTAATTACTATACGGTACGACCGTTTCACTAGAACGATAGGCATATAGTACAAATCCCGAAGCAGGCTTTATTACTCTGAGAAATTGTCCTAGTATATAAGCGATATTCAGTCGGCTTACAATTCCAACATACTCATAGTCTATACTGTAGAGGCAATAAGCGTCCAAGTCATACTATTGCATAAAGTAGCCGTCTAATGTACTATCTCTTGCCCTTATCGGCCGTCTATATCCCTCTGTACATACGATAAGGTAGAGGCCTAGACAGAGGGTTTCGTTTTTCTTCCATTTTTTTTACCTACTAACATATTCGTCCCCGGTAGAGCTTCTAAAGACGTGTATAACTATTGCCATACTCGTTCCTACGTATTGTTGTTTAATTGCTACGTTAGTACTCCGTTGCTAGCGCGGTACGAGCAGAGATATATGCCCTGTCTCCCTATGCTGCTCCGATAAGCACAGGATAGTATACAAATAACGGGGGCATTTGTATACTCGgtattactataaatatCAATTTATTACTGTAGTATCTATAAAGAATAGGAATCGCTTGTCATAATTGCTCAATAATACAAAAGAAGAGCGGGAAAGTTAACAATACGCCGTTACGGCCGATTGGAAACCACCGTTGCAGGCTTCAACAAGGTCCCCCTACTTACTAGCACACTAGTCAACCATCATCAATTGGTCGGAGTATTGCTGGACCTGGTTCTCGTCATAAACCGGCACCGGAGGCACTTCCGACTCAGAGTTGCTGGGAGTAGCCTGTGAATTCAGCGGAGCAGGAGGTCCGTAAGTGTTAAACCTAGCAGGAGCGCTATTACCAGCACCCGGGGGGAAGTAGGCAGCGGGAGGGTTATAGTTGTTGATTTGACTAGGGTAGTTGATTTGACCAGGGTTAATGTAGTTGCGATTATTATATGGCTCCTTGTATTGAGTATCCGGAGTGCCTTGGAACTGGGCAGGGGCAGCGAGCGCCAGTCCAGCCGCAAGAGCTACGATGAGGGAAGCCGTATATTGCATAATGTATTGTTGGTATTGCCCGGAGAGGAGTTTTTGTAGTTTTCGATATTAAGGGTTGGGTATtgcaatactccgtagatagGTATGGTATTCTGGACGGGGGGGAATGTATTGGTTTGTAGTCTGTTGGATAGATTGCAACCTGGTTGAGTTGTATGTAATGAGAGGAGGTCGAATAGGAGGGGATGGGCcgctatatatatatatagtcATAACAATATCGGTCAGCAGGCAATTCCAGACTATAGCCTCGCTGTACTAATAGAAAACTCTTGCTACACTGTATTAATGCCATATATATAAAACCTGCCCAATGGGAAACTAAGTGAAACTGTACGTACGAAACGGCAATTTCTGTTTACCTACTAATATAGTGGATGGCTTGTGTTCAATGAGGCTAGTATAATAGCAATAGGCTAAATGACTTTTAGTAAAACTAACTAATGGAAAATCAACTGTAAGATAATacaaggtacggagcacccgTACTAGAACGGGCGGTCGCAGCCTCTTtagtactacggagtactctaaCAGTACATAGGTATGTACTGGTATGTACAAGCAGATACCCCATACGATGCAACGCGCAGGTGTACTAATCTGCGCCAAAACAGATTAGTGCTGCGAAACACATTAGAGGCGCTACGGCTGTTTTATCCTTCGCTAGAGAATGAACTATATACGGCCAGCTGGGATTATGATGGCTATCGCTGTATTAATAAAACATGTCCTAAATACTTGTTTGAAGTTGGGTGGAACATAATGTATCATCTGCTTGCGTAGTCTGCGGCTTCGGTAGGCCATGGCCAATATATTCCTATCGTCCGGCTAGCGCCAGCCTGTATTGGTCGGTAGGGACTTCAGTTGACACTAATTATTATACGGCACGGCCATAATAGGCATATAATGCAAATCCCGAAGCAGGCTTTATTGTTCCGAGAGATTGTCCTACTACATAAGGGATATTCGGTCGGCCTACCATTCCAAGATACTCATAGTCTATAGAGGCAATAAGCGTCCAGGTCAAACTAATGCATAAAGTAGCCATCTAAAGTACCATCTCTTGCCTTTATCGGCCGTCCATATTCCTAACAGAGGGCTTTGTCTTTCTTCTATTTTTCACCAATATATTCGTCTCTAGTAGAGCTTCCAAAGACATATATATAACTATTGCCATACTCGTTCCTACGCGTTATTGTTTAATTACTACGTTAGCAGTCCGTTGCTAGCGCAGTGCGAGCAGAGACATACAGTATGCCCTATCTCCTTATGCCGCTCCAATAAGCAAGGGATAGTTCACAAATAACAGGGGCTTTCTTATACTCAGTATTGCCATAAATATCAATTTATTACTATAGCATCTATAGAGAATAGGAATCGCTTGTCATAATTGCTCAATCATACAAAAGAAAGGCGCGAAAATTAAAAGTACAACACGCCGTTACGGCCGATTGGAAACCGCCGTTATAGGCTTCAACAAGGCCCCCCTACTTGCTGGTACGCTAGTCAACCATCATCATTTGGTCGGAGTACTGCTGGACCTGGTTCTCGTCGTAAACCGGCACCGGAGGCACTTCCGACTCAGAGTTGCTGGGAGTAGCCTGTAAATTCAGCGGAGCAGGAGGCCCGTAAGTATTGAACCGAGCAGGAGCGGCACCCGGGGGAAAGTAGGCAGCGGGAGGGTTATAGTTGTTGATTTGACCAGGGTTAATGTAGTTGCGATTATTGTATGGCTCCTTGTATTGAGTATCCGGAGTGCCTTGGAACTGGGCAGGAGCAGCAAGCGCCAGTGCAGCGGCAAAGACTATAGCAAGAGCGGCAGAGTATTGCATAATGTAACGTAATATATAGTATTGTTGAAGGAGATAAAGTTATTGCGAGGGGAATTAAGTCGTCTAAGTTTGTGTATGGGTATTGGTATTCTGGATAGATTGAAGTAGATGAATCGTTGGTTGCTGGATTGGTTGGTAGATGGCTTGATATATGAAAGGGACAACCGATGGAAGGAACAATGGCTGgatatatatagttaagcCATCATCGGCAGACAAGGCTTCCAAAGGATAACCTGGTGATGTCGAAACAGACTCCTGCTGCGCCCCGTATGGGCGATCTATACTGGGGACGCTCCGTTGCAAATACTACGGTACGGCTTTGATCTCAAACGACACTACTGGTAATGGAGTCTGACTTGCGGAAAGGGGaacgacgagggcggtgcGCTAGAGAATTGGCGCAATCAGCATTGTCAGAATTGAAACGAAACGCAACAACAGCGCTACTAGTCTAGTCGTGCTTACTAGGCGTGCCTACTTGCCTCCTTAAAGGCCCTACTTATCCATTGCCTGCTGGGAGTAACTAATATAAATGCCTGGTAGGAGTGGCGCCTTCTGGAAGCGCCCGCTGGAATTACCCGTCAAGTAAGTGGAAGTCCCTGCCAAAAGCATCAACTTGAACCTTCTAGGAGCGACCTATAGGCTCACTTGAAGGCCCCAACAAAAACACTGCATCTGTACCTGCCTAGTACTGCAGAAGTGCCTGCTACGTCGGAGTCTGTCGCGACGTGTAGCATCCATTAAGCACACGCAGTATGGCACCCATTCTTGCGGTCCGTTTGGGGTGACAAAGACTCTGGTAGACGCAAGTGTACTCACTGGAAGGAATACCTCCAGAAGCACCTACAGGAATATTAGGAGTCCCTACTAGGAGTCCCTACTGGGTGTCCCTAATGCAACAAGATATTACCATGTACTGGGGTGTCACCAACTAGaagtaccttagtacttgtaccgtgcTCCGTTCTAGCATCACTGTCACacgctactccgtactggtcTGCAAGTTCTTTGACGCCGCAACGGAGCCGTTTCATGGATGTTatgcgagcaagtacttgtactccgtacgtgtactacgtactgtacacctacagtacagtacatgtacttaggtactatGCGACAAACAGGCACTAGCGGTTGTACCAAACCTCCTACTAGCATCAGCGACTAGCAACAGCAGCTAGCAACAGCGACTAGCAACAGCTACTATGTAGCATGTAGCAACATGTACTAAAATTTCTGCCAGAAACCTCGGTATACCTCCACTAGAAACCCCCTACTAGAAACCCCTGGGGTATTCCGCACTAGGAACCAGTACCAAGTCACCTAGGTAGCTCATGGCCTATACCTCCATGCCTCTTGCAACTAATACTCCATACGGCGAGCTTGCTACACTACTAATGCAGTAAGGACACGGCGCCGAAACGTCAGCTAGGCGCGCCGTCAAATACCGTTCAACGCTTCGGCGAAACCGTGAGGTATTTGCGGCAGTGCACCTACTTTGGCGGTTGAGCAATGCTTGACGATGGATCCAACTCATTCCCGAGTTCAAATGCAGATGCCGTGCGGCCTCTGCACATTCGCTGTCCGCGACGAGTAGCGGCCAGGAAGGGTCCGCGTCCTCATCCACCACTTTTGGGCCATTGTCCGACAACGTCCATTTTCAAAGTCTTCACCGTCATCTCTCGTACCATCATCGCATCCTTTGCGCCCGCCCGCCATTGGCCTCGCAAGATCCGTAGGTGCGCAAGCACGCGTACGTGGCACTCTTGACGTCCATCACTGCGTTCAATTATCGACCCATTTCCTGCCCAGTTCGTCTGCGCATTCTTTCCTTGTCCGACGGCCCTTGCACCAGCACGCTCGCAGGCCGTCTTCCATGCAGTCAACACCATGGCGGTTCCCCTCTCACAATCGACTGACATGCCCGCCGTGCTACGCATCGCCTTCCAGAGAAAATGGACAAGGCAATATTTGACGCAATAAACACACttgtgcacatgtacccTGCACTGTATGGTCCGTCTACTGGTGATGGGATCGTGCGAAGCGCAGCCCGTATtccgtgctcgtgctcgtatttcgcaccgagtactccgtattctaTACTGCAATTATTACGCCGtactgcatctgcatctgctgCTACTTAGGCACATATTACTACCTTAGGTAtgccgtagttgtacatgtgcttgcaggtAATGAGAGtgctgtaatacttgctctACCCCGCTCCGTCCGCCTCCACTGCGCAGTCCGGGCGGTGCTCAGGGAGCAATCCACCACGAACCACCACTCAGATAGTGCCAGGTAGGCGCAAAACATGTCCTTACCATGGTTCAAGTATTTGCCACTCCATAAAAGCAAGCAAAGTGACTTCAAACGGGATAGATGCTTTGGGCTGCCCACTGTACCCAATGCAATGCCCACCACCGACTCGTCGGCCAGTGCTGCGCCATCCAGGCGGTGCTGAGGGAACAATCCACCACCTAGTGtgcctaggtaggtacctactaatacctagtagtcaGGTTCCTTCAGTAAGTGGAAACGTGACATGATCGCCGGCCAAGTATCTTTTACACGTCAACAAGGGGGGAAAGTGACTTCGAGCGGGAGAGACACCTTCGCCGcccactgtacttacaacttacggagcaccgaCGCACCGTCAAACGCAGCCTCCGGATTCGCCGGTGCCGACACGaaggtaggtactccgtacatgctgGGTACGAAGTGTGAGAGCAGAGGTACTTGCTGGtgcgccgagctcgccgcgtCGCCtcttgtacacgtacgggACCTGCACACGTGTACGAGTACCTTGTACGGACGGGTACCGCTCCGCTAGTCGTCGACCCAGCGACCTTGGGCCAAGCTGGAGAGAGCACAGTGGGAGAAGTCAAAACTGGCGCACTCGTCCACTGCCCCTGGACACCACCCCAGGCGCGCCCACCATACTGTGTGCGTGCTGTCGTGCACGGCTTCGGCTGGCGAAAggggcggccatggccaaaCCTTGTACTCCACAATCTGGCGCTGCAACGGCAGTTTCCTGCGAATAGTCCTACCGAGCACGGTAAGTCTCAGCACGCAGCTCGAAGCTCTGCCGCCCATGAGTGGTCGACGAAACGAAAGGCGGCATTCCCGTGGATCTCCCTCCCCGCCCTCCAGGGATGAAAcacggccgtcgatggcgacggctaCAACGTATAAAGTGTAGACACCCAGTCGGCCGAACCCATCCCCCGTTCCCTTGCCATTCATTTTCAATCGTCCTTTGTTTCTTTCGTCATCTGCCCAACGCATCCCTAGCGGACGCATCACATTCATTCGACACTCGTTGCCGCTCCAGTCCTTCTTTTTCACCCCCTATTTCTTCGTTCTAATTCCAAAATCACCATGAAGCataccgccgccgtcgttggccttctcgcctccctcgctctcgccggaCCCGTCACGCCGATCCCTCAAGCGGCCAGCGtcacgtcctcgacgagcagcgccaAGTTCCCGTCGCGCGTCACGCCCATTCCCgtcccggccgtcgtcaagcAGCAGGCGCCGGGATCCCCGGCCGAGGCCCACTTTCCTCCCGGCATCACCCCGCTGCCCGCCgctccgacgccggccggccgATTCGGTTCCGCCGTCTCCGCCATCCCCAACGTCTCGCAGTACGTTGTCGAGAACCAGGCAAAGCACTTTTCCCACCTCTACCCCAGCGAGCCCCTCAGCCACGAGAAGACGGCCGAgcctccgtcctcctcgatcagcggcgacgccgaggacgccttCTTCGGTTCTCCGCAGCTCCAGATTCCCCTCGGCTCCGTCCCCCACCCA includes these proteins:
- a CDS encoding fasciclin domain family protein, which encodes MRLLAVLSTAVLAGAIVLPSVPLAPKGRRQSPFGLLDPGSGQDDDAFWGSNAPSEKSFVSGLDEATGRETLKAAFDKLASTLALDGKDDHPRLTIYELIHRSEHTTKFAKLVDDHPSIVELLKSTKANHTLFVPTNEAFDHVPAHDKPSKEFVESILKYHVGIGIYPARRILSTHTLPTALDEKLLGGEPQRLRTSIGFRGVTINFYSKVVVANIEATNGIIHAVDHILVPPPYAGRIITLLPGQFSTLLLAYEKTEFVKYIHGVTLVGSTVFAPSNDAFKRLGIRANAFLFNTEKGVRYLKALLKYHISPNATLYSDAYYDKTGGKDVGASEREHYDLPTLLSRARVSVDISRWAGFSAMVVNGFVGVSVRDGLAKNGVIQMLDKVLIPAHKHRHDGKSADVDEIDVEELMERLDPYLEEHALPGEL